TCCGCGAAGAGGGTGGCGTGATGGAGGGCCCGGGCGAAGGGGTCCCCGGGCGCGGGGCGGTGGTGGTGGTCGTCGTCGATCTCCTGGCCGACGCGGACGCAGTTGCCGCCCGGGTCGGTGAGGAGGAACTGCCGTACGCCGTGCGAGGTGTCCTTCAGCGGGCCGAGGCGCGGCAGTCCGCGGGCCGGGAGCCGGCCGTACGCCGCCTTCAGTCCGGCCCGGAAGTCCGCGTGGAGCCCGTCGACGTCGTCGGTGCGGACGTAACAGGTGCTGTAGGAGCTGGCGGGGTCGTGGCGCTTCATGCCGAAGAAGTGCAGCTGGATGCCGCCGCGCCGGACGACGGCGTACGGGTTGGGGCTGCGCTGCTCGAAGGTCACCTCGAAGCCGAGGGCCGCGTAGAAGTCGAGGACGGGCCGGAGGGTCCGGCACGGCAGGATCGGGATCGTCGTCTCGGCCATGCCGACACCGTAGTCAAATTTGTCTAGTCGGGCCAGGCGGTCGGGGACGTCCGTGCCGCGCTTTTTTTCTCCGCCGGACGATTACTTTCCGCCCCGGCGGCCGTCTACCTTCCGAACGGCAACCACCGACCCGGGAGACCCCACCATGCGCATCGTCATCAGCGAGTTCATCAGCCTCGACGGAGTCGTCCAGGCGCCGGGCGGCCCCGAGGAGGACACCGACGGCGGGTTCGCGCACGGTGGCTGGACGCACCCCTACTTCGACCCGGAGGTCGTCGGCGGAGCGTTCGACGCGGCCCTGGAGGGCGCCGACGCGCTGCTGTTCGGACGGCGGACGTGGCAGACGATGGCGTCGGCGTGGCCGGAGCGGGCCGGGGACCCGTTCGCGGACCGGATGAACTCCATCCGGAAGTACGTGGTCTCGGACTCGCTCGGTGAATCCGACCTGACCTGGGAGAACTCCGTCCGGATCGGGAGGTCGGAGGCCGTCGCCGAGCTGCGGAAGCTGCGGGAGGGCGACGGCGGCGGTCTGCTGGTGATGGGCAGCCCGACGCTGGCCCGCACGCTGATCACCGAAGGGCTCGTCGACGAGCTGCGGCTGATCGTGATGCCGGTCGTGCTCGGCGGCGGGAAGTCGATCTTCCCCGACGGGGGCGGGAAGTTCCCCTTCGAACTGGTCTCCACGACGAGGTCGGACGCCGGCACGCTGGTGAACGTCTACCGGCGGGCCGCCGAGTAGCACGAACCGTGGACGGGAGCGGGTCCCGCGCCTAGGCTCGAAACCGATCCTCTGACTCAGTCAAAGACTGCCCCGACCGTTCGGCTGTCGGGCGGACACCGGAGACGTCGGAGCCATCGGAGCCATCGGGGGCGAGCATGACCGTCGAAGACATCCGCTCCTTCAACCGCTTCTACACCCGTCTGATCGGCGCGCTGGACTACGGCCGTCGGCTGTACGCCCCGTACACCCTCACCGAGTCCCGCGTGCTCTACGAGCTGGCGCACTCCCCCCGCACCGACGTCGCCGACCTGCGCACCTGGCTGCACCTGGACGCGGGCTATCTGACCCGCATCCTGAACAAGTTCGAGACGGACGGGCTGATCGAGCGCGGCCCGTCGGAGCGGGATCCGCGGCGGCGGCGGATCCGGCTGACCACGCGGGGCCGGGAGACCGCCGATCTGCTGGACGAGCGGGCCCGGCAGGCGGTCGGCGCACTGCTGGCGGGGGTGGCGCCGGACGACCGGCCGCGGCTGGCGGAGGCGCTGCGGACCGTGCGGACGCTGCTGTCGGGCGACCGGGCGCCCCGTCCCGAGGACGTCGTGCTGCGCGAGCCCGCCCCCGGCGACCTGGGCTGGATCGTCCAGCGCAACGCCGCGCTGTACGCCGCCGAGTACGACTGGAACGCCGAGTACGAGGGCTTGGTCGCGCGGATCGTCGCGGACTTCGCGGAGGATCACGACCCCCACCTGGAGCGGGTGTGGATCGCCGAGCTGGACGGGGCACCGGTGGGGTGTGTGATGTGCGTACGGGACGCGGCGCCCGGCACGGCGCGGCTGCGGCTGCTGCTGGTCGAACCCGGCGCGCGCGGCCTCGGCATCGGCGACCGGCTGGTCACGGCGGTCGTCGGCTTCGCCCGCGGGGCCGGCTACCACGAGCTGGTGCTGTGGACGAACGACGTGCTCACCACCGCCCGCCGGATCTACCAGCGGCACGGTTTCGTGCTGGTCGCCGAGAAACCGCACCGCTCCTTCGGCCAGGATCTCGTCGGGCAGGACTGGCGGCTGGATCTGCGCGTACGGGCGGAGTGACGAGTAGGGTCGTTGAGTATGAAGTTGGCGTTCTCCACTCTCGGCGTCCCCGGTCTCCCCCTCCCCGATGTGCTGCGCCTCGCGGCGGAACACGGCTACCACGGGGTCGAACTGCGCGCGCACCCGGAGGAACCGGTGCACCCAGGTCTCGGCCCGGACGAACGCGCACAGGTGGCCGCCGAGTTCAAGGCGGCCGGTGTCGAACCCCTCGCGCTCGCCGGGTACACGCGGATGGCCGCGCCCGGCGACGACGAGCCGGTGCTGGCGGACATCCGCGCCCTGTTGGACCTGGCCCGCGATCTCGGCGCCCCGTTCGTGCGGGTGCTGCCCGGCGCGGACGCGGCGACCGTGCCCGCGGAGGAGTCCGACGCGGTCGCCGCCCGCCGGCTGGGCGTCGCCGCCGAACTCGCCGCCGACGCGGGCGTACGGATCCTGCTGGAGACGCACGACTCGCACCGCACCGGCGCCGACGCGATCCGGGTCCTGGGCCCGGTCGGGCACCGGCACGTGGGCGCGCTGTGGGACGTGCTGCACACCTGGCTGGGCGGCGAGCAGCCCTCGGAGACCTACGCGGCCCTCGCCCCGCACCTGGGCTACGTCCAGGTGAAGGACGTCGCCTCCGCCGACGACACCGCCCCGCTGCCGCTCGGCGCCGGCGTGCTGCCCGTCGCCGAGGTGGTGGAGGTGCTGTCCCGGCACGGCTGGGACGGCTGGCTGTGCTGGGAGTACGAGAAGCGGTGGTACGAGTCGGCGGCCCCGCTGCCGGAGCTGCTGGGCGCGGGCCGGGACCATCTGGCGCGGCTGCTCAACGATTCGGCGTGAGCGGTTCCGTGTGAGCGGCGCGGCGTGAACGCTCCGGGGTGAGCGGTGCGGCGTGAGCCGTTCCCCGTGAGCCAAGGCGTGAACGCCTCCGTGTGAGCGGCGCGGCGTGCCCGGACCGCTCCGGCCGCGGCGTCCCGGGACGTCCCGCGCGTGGTCGTCCGGACCGCCCGCGGGATGTCCGGCCGGGTCAGCCGAGGGCCGCGCGCAGTGCGGCGAACTCCTCGTGGAAGCCGGGGAAGGTCTTGCGGACGCATCCGGGGTCGTCGAAGGAGATCCCGGGTGCGCGCAGGCCCGCCACCGCGAAGGACATCACGATGCGGTGGTCGCCGTAGGACTTGATCTCGACGCCGGACGCCGGGGTGCCGGGCTGGATCTCGATCCAGTCCGGGCCCGTCTCGACCGCCACACCGAGCCGCCGCAGGTTCTCCGCGCAGGCCTCCAGCCGGTCGCACTCCTTCACCCGCGTGTTGGCGACGTCCTCGATGCGCACCGGGCCGGAGGCGTACGGGGCGATCGCGGCGAGGGTCGGCATGGTGTCGGAGATGTCCCGCATGTTGACGGTGAGGCCGCGCAGTTCACCGGTGCCGCGCACGGTCGTGCGGTCCGCGCCGGTCTCCACGTGGGCGCCCATGCGGCGCAGTACGTCCACGAAGGCCAGGTCGCCCTGGAGGGCCCCCTCACCGAGGCCGGGCACGGTGACCTCGCCGCCGGTGAGCGCGGCGGCGGCGAAGAAGTAGCTGGCGGTGGAGGCGTCGGGCTCGATCGCGTAGGTGGTGGCCCGGTAGCCGCCCGGCGGGACGACGAAGGTGTCGCCCTCGCGGCTCACCCGCACGCCGAAGGCGCGCATCATCGCGAGCGTGATCTCCACGTACGGCACGGAGACCAGGTCCGTGACGGTGATCCGCAGGCCCTGCCGGGTGAGCGGGCCGAGCAGCAGCAGCGCCGTCAGGTACTGCGAGGACAGGCCCGCGTCCAGGGTGACCTCGCCGCCCTCCACGCCCGCCGCCTCGACGGTCAGCGGGTGGTGGCCCTCCTTCTCCTCGTGCCGCAGCTTCACGCCGAGGTCGCGCAGGGCCCGGGTGAGCGGCAGCAGGGGGCGGCGGCGCATCTGCTCGGAGGCGTCGAAGCGGTAGGTGCCGTGGCCGGCGGCTGCGAGGGCGGGGAGGAAGCGGGCCGTGGTCGCGCCGTCGCGGCAGTAGACGTCGGCCTCCGTCACGGCCGGGCCCTCGGGGCGCCCGTCGACCTGCCAGGTGTCGGGGGTGCGGCCCACCCGGTAGCCGAGCCGTACCAGGCCCTCGGCGAAGCCCTCGGTGTCGTCGGACCGCAGGGGCCGGACGAGAGTCGTGACGCCGTCGGCTGCCGCCGCGAGGAACAGGGCGCGGGCGGTGATGGACTTGGAACCGGGGATGTCGACTACGGGCATGCCCCAATGATCGCCCAATCGGGGCTCCGCGCGCCGCAACGTCCATGAGATGGACCGCCGGACCGGGCCCTTTCTGCCGTGCCCCGGCGGCCCCGTGCACCGGCCGCTCCCCTGCCCCTGCCTCTGCCTCTGCCGGGCCGCTTCCCCCTGCCCGCTCCGCCCCCGCGCCCCGGTGGCCCCGCTGCGCCGGGAACGGGCCGGCGCCGCCCGGGTGGCACCGCCGGGTCACCGGGCTGCCACCGCCCCGGCCGACGGTGTGCCGCCGTCGGCGCGCCCCCCTCGCCTGCGCCGGCGGGGCCTGCTCGCTGGGTACTGTGCGTTCCCTTGACTGGCAGAAACTTCCCGGATATTGGTGACCCCTCGGAAGTTTCCTTCAGCGGACCACTTCCTCCGGAAGGAGCGCACGTGCCCGACACCAGCACAGGAAACACCGCGAAACCCTCCAGACGCACGGTCCTCGCCGCCACGGCCGGCGTCACCGCGGCCCTCGCCGTCCCCGGCCCCGCGCACGCGCACGGCGACCGACGGCTGCGCCGCCTGATCTCCCGGATGACGCTGGAGGAGAAGGTCGGCCAGCTCTTCGTCTCACGGGCCTACGGGCACTCCGCGACCGCGCCCGACCAGGCCGACATCGACGCCAACCTCCGCGAGTTCGGCGTCCGCACCCCGGCCGAGCTGGTCGCCAGGTACCGCCTGGGCGGGGTCATCTACTTCGCCTGGGCGCACAACACCCGCGACCCGCACCAGATCGCCGCCCTCTCCAACGGTCTCCAGCGGGCGTCCCTCGGCCTCCCGCACCGGCTGCCACTGCTGATCTCCACCGACCAGGAGCACGGCATCGTCGCCCGGATCGGCAGGCCCGCCACGCTCTTCCCCGGCGCGATGGCCATCGGCGCGGGCGGCTCCCGCACCGACGCGCGCGCCCTCGGCCGGATCGCGGGCAGCGAACTGCGCGCGATGGGCGTACGGCAGGACTACACCCCCGTCGCGGACGTGAACGTCAACCCGGCCAACCCGGTCATCGGCGTGCGCTCCTTCGGCGCCGACCCGGACGCGGTGGCCCGGCTGGTCGCGGCCGAGACGGCGGGCTACCAGCGCTCCGGGGTCGCGGCGACCGCCAAGCACTTCCCCGGGCACGGCGACACCGAGACGGACAGCCACTACGGCTTCCCGGTCATCAGGCACACCCGCGCGCAGTGGGAGGCGCTGGACGCGCCGCCGTTCCGCGCGGCGATCGAGGCGGGCATCGACTCGATCATGACCGCGCACATCCTGGTCCCGGCCCTCGACGACTCCGGCGACCCGGCCACCCTCTCGCGGCCCATCCTCACCGGCATCCTGCGCGAACAGCTCGGCTTCGACGGGGTGGTGGTCACCGACGCGCTCGACATGGCGGGGGTGCGGCAGAAGTACGGCGACGACCGGGTTCCCGTGCTGGCGCTGAAGGCGGGCGTGGACCAGCTGCTGAACGCGCCCAGGCTGGACCTGGCGTGGAACGCGGTGCTGAAGGCCGTCCAGGACGGGGAGCTGACGGAGGAGCGGCTGGAGGAATCGATCCTGCGGGTGCTGCGGCTGAAGGCGAAGCTGGGACTCCTCGACGACCCGTGGACCGACGAGGACGCCGTGGACCGCGTGGTCGGCACCGCCGCGCACCTCGCGACGGCCGACCGGATCGCCGGGCGGACGACCACCCTGCTGGTCAACGAGGGCGGGCTGCTGCCGCTCGCGCCGGACGACACCCCGCGCCTGCTGGTCGTGGGCGCCGACCCGGCCTCCCCGTCCGGCACCACCGGTCCGCCGACCACTGTGCTGGCCCGGGCCCTGACGGAGCTGGGCTTCACCGCGACCGCGCTGTCCACGGGCACGGCGCCGTCCGCGGCGGTGATCGAGCGGGCCGTCGCGGCGGCCGGCGAGGCGGACGCGGTGGTCGTGGCGACGTACAACGTCACCGCGACCAGCAGTCAGAGGACCCTGGTCGAACGGTTGCTGGCAACGGGCCGCCCGGTGGTCGCGGTGGCCGTGCGCAACCCGTACGACGCGGCCCGGCTGCCGGGCGTGCGCGCGTACCTCGCGGCGTACTCCTGGACGGACGTCGAGGTGCGGGCCGCCGCCCGGGTGATCGCCGGGCAGGTGGAGCCGCGCGGGAAGCTCCCGGTGCCGGTGCAGCGGGCCGACGATCCGACCCGGGTGCTGTACCCGCTCGGGCACGGCCTGACGTACTAGCGAGTGCCCGCGCAGTCCCGTCCGCCCCGACGGAGACGGCGGGCCCCCGGAGGGACCCGCCGTCGGTGCGGCTCGGACGAGGCCGGTTACGGACGCAGCGTCCGCTCGGTGCCCCGCTTGTCGAGCCTGGCGTCGAACGCGGCGAGGGGCTTGGCCTTGGCGGGGTCGGCCTTGACCGACGCCGGGGCCACGCCCGCCCATTCGAGGATCTTCGCCGTGGCGAGGGCCTTCTCGTCGTCGACCAGGCCGGCGACGCGGGCGCCGTGGTTGGCGCCGGGGGCGGTCAGGACGTACGAGTCGCGGGCGCCCTTGCCGAGGCGGAAGGGCTCGGCGCCCCACGGGTCGTTCTCGCCGTAGACGAACAGCATGTGGCGGGCGTTGTGGCGGACCCACGTGTCCACGTCCCGCATGGCGCCCGGCTGGAACCGCATCTCGATGTCACGCGGCACGTAGTGACGCGGCGGCAGGTAGCCGTAGCGGACGTACTTCTTCTCGATGTGCGGGAAGTGGATGGTCGGCGCGCCGAGCTGGGTGCCCGCCTGGTAGTAGTACGGCGTGTACGGCTCCAGGCCCTGGTCGGTGTAGAAGGAGAACCCGGCGATGGCGTCGAGGGTGTTCCAGATCTCGTCGTCGGTGGCGTTCTTCGCGACCGCGGGGATGGTGCCGCAGTCCGACAGCAGGCTGTACTGCCAGAAGCCCCAGACGTAGTCGAGGACGGTCGCCTCGTACGCCTTGTCGAGGCTGCCGACGGTGTGGAAGGTGTAGCCGTTCTCGGCGGCGTACGCCGCGTACCGCTGCTCCATGACGTCCCGCCGCACCAGCGCCTCGCGCTGGACGCCGTTCAGCCGGTCGCGGCACTCCTTCGTGCCGACGGTGGCGAAGAACCGGTCGTAGGCCGAGTCCTCCTTGTTCACGACGTCGTTGGGGGCGACGTAGGCGACGACGCCGTCCATGTCGCGGGGGTAGAAGCGCTCGTAGTAGGTGGCGGTCATGCCGCCCTTGGAGCCGCCGGTGGAGAGCCACTTCTCGCCGTAGACCGGCTTGAGCGCCTTGAAGATGCGGTGCTGGTCGCTGGCCGCCTGCCAGATGTCCAGCTTGCTCCAGTCGGCCGGGCTGGGCCGGGAGGGGGTGAAGTAGCGGTACTCCATGGAGATCTGGTTGCCGTCCACGATCTGGGTCGGCTCGCGGCGGCTGGGGGCGGTGGAGACGCTGTAGCCGCTGGTGTAGAAGACCGTCGGGCGGGAGACGTCCTTGTGCAGGACGGTGATCCGCTGCTGGAACGTGCCCCTGGCCGGATGGCGGTGGTCGACCGGCTGGGTGTAGTTCAGGACGAAGAAGCGGTAGCCGGGGTACGGCTTCTCCTCGATCAGGCTCATGCCCGGTACGGCCAGGAGCCGGTCCTTGATGTCGGTGGCCTCCGGCTGGACGGCGGTGGCCGTCCCCGCCGTGCTCAAGGTGCCTATGAACACCGTGAGCGCGAGCAGCCATCTGAGCGCCTTGCGCATGCACCCTCCCCTGTGAGAACAGATGTGCGCCGGAAGCTATCGGAGCAACCCGCTTCACACCAGGGGATGTTCGGTAACGGGGGGTGCGTGTCGGGTGGTCCGCTCAGCAGAGGATCCAGCCGGAGCTGACCGCGCCCCGTCCCACCGAGCCCTTGACCCACACGCAGCGCTGCCCGGCGTACACCTTCACGCCCGGGGTGTGGTGCCGGTGCTTTCCCTTGTGGGGCACGGGCCGGTGGCCGCGGGCCTGCACGCTGACGGCCATGTTCCGCGGCGGGCCGGGGTTCTTGGCGTAGGTGGACGCGCAGACGTAGCCGCCGCTCCTGTAGACGTGGACGGCTCCGGTGGAAAAGGGCAGCGTCCTGACCTTGCGGCCGGGACACGGCGCGGCGGCGGCATGGGCCTCGGCCGGCGCGGCGAGCGCGAGGAGTCCGGCCGCGGTCAGCACGGACAGTCCGAGGGCCAGCCGCCGTCGTATCGCACCCGTGTCCACAGTCGTCCCCTCCCGTGCCGCACCCTTCGGCGGATTGACGTACGGATGTACGGACGCGCAGCGGACGCCGGATGGTTGCGCCGGGCGGCGGTCAGGCCCCCACGGGGGTGTCCTCGCCGACGAACGTGCGCCACAGTTCGGCGTACCGCCCGCCGCGGGCCAGCAGCTCCTCGTGGGTGCCGTCCTCGGCGACCCGGCCGTGGTCCATCACCACGACCCGGTCGGCGCGCGCCGCGGTGGTCAGGCGGTGGGCCACGACCAGGGTGGTGCGGCGGCCCGCCAGCCGCTCCGCCGCCTGGTTGACCAGTGCCTCCGTGGCCAGGTCGAGGGCGGCGGTGGCCTCGTCGAGGAGCAGCACGTCCGGGTCGACGAGTTCGGCGCGGGCCAGCGCGATCAGCTGGCGCTGGCCGGCGGAGAGGTTGCGGCCGCGTTCGGCGACCTCGTGCAGGTAGCCGCCCTCCAGGCGGGCGATCATCTCGTGCGCTCCGACCGCGCGGGCGGCGGCCTCCACCTCGGCGTCGGTGGCGTCGGGGCGGCCGTAGGCGATGGCGTCGCGGACGGTGCCGGGGAAGAGGTAGGCCTCCTGCGGGACGACACCGAGCCGGTGCCGGTAGGCGGTCAGGTCGAGGGTGCGCAGGTCGTGGCCGTCGACGGTGACCCGGCCGGCGGTCGGGTCGTAAAACCGGGCCACCAGCTTCACCAGCGTCGACTTGCCCGCGCCGGTCTCGCCGACGAACGCCACGGTCTGCCCGGCGGGGATGCGCAGGTCGACGCCGGTGAGGGCCGGCTCGTCGTCGCCGTACGCGAAGTGCACGCCCTCGAAGGCGATGTCGCCGCGCAGTTCGCCCACGGCGCGGGGCTCCCGGGCGGACCGCGTGGAGGTGGGCTCGCGCAGGAGTTCCTGGATGCGGCCCAGGGAGACGGTCGCCTGCTGGTAGCCGTCGAAGACCTGGGAGAGCTGCTGCACGGGCGCGAAGAACAGGTCGATGTACAGCAGGTACGCCACCAGGGCGCCGGTGGTCAGGGTGCCCGCGTCGACGCGTCCGGCGCC
Above is a genomic segment from Streptomyces glaucescens containing:
- a CDS encoding bleomycin resistance protein, encoding MAETTIPILPCRTLRPVLDFYAALGFEVTFEQRSPNPYAVVRRGGIQLHFFGMKRHDPASSYSTCYVRTDDVDGLHADFRAGLKAAYGRLPARGLPRLGPLKDTSHGVRQFLLTDPGGNCVRVGQEIDDDHHHRPAPGDPFARALHHATLFADSRDDPEAAARIVDRALDLPGARPAPVQSLRLLVLRADLAVRLGDERTAAAALARASATRLDDAERASVSDDVARLADLRDAFGPGDPSPGAAGR
- a CDS encoding dihydrofolate reductase family protein — protein: MRIVISEFISLDGVVQAPGGPEEDTDGGFAHGGWTHPYFDPEVVGGAFDAALEGADALLFGRRTWQTMASAWPERAGDPFADRMNSIRKYVVSDSLGESDLTWENSVRIGRSEAVAELRKLREGDGGGLLVMGSPTLARTLITEGLVDELRLIVMPVVLGGGKSIFPDGGGKFPFELVSTTRSDAGTLVNVYRRAAE
- a CDS encoding bifunctional helix-turn-helix transcriptional regulator/GNAT family N-acetyltransferase gives rise to the protein MTVEDIRSFNRFYTRLIGALDYGRRLYAPYTLTESRVLYELAHSPRTDVADLRTWLHLDAGYLTRILNKFETDGLIERGPSERDPRRRRIRLTTRGRETADLLDERARQAVGALLAGVAPDDRPRLAEALRTVRTLLSGDRAPRPEDVVLREPAPGDLGWIVQRNAALYAAEYDWNAEYEGLVARIVADFAEDHDPHLERVWIAELDGAPVGCVMCVRDAAPGTARLRLLLVEPGARGLGIGDRLVTAVVGFARGAGYHELVLWTNDVLTTARRIYQRHGFVLVAEKPHRSFGQDLVGQDWRLDLRVRAE
- a CDS encoding sugar phosphate isomerase/epimerase family protein, which encodes MKLAFSTLGVPGLPLPDVLRLAAEHGYHGVELRAHPEEPVHPGLGPDERAQVAAEFKAAGVEPLALAGYTRMAAPGDDEPVLADIRALLDLARDLGAPFVRVLPGADAATVPAEESDAVAARRLGVAAELAADAGVRILLETHDSHRTGADAIRVLGPVGHRHVGALWDVLHTWLGGEQPSETYAALAPHLGYVQVKDVASADDTAPLPLGAGVLPVAEVVEVLSRHGWDGWLCWEYEKRWYESAAPLPELLGAGRDHLARLLNDSA
- the aroA gene encoding 3-phosphoshikimate 1-carboxyvinyltransferase, which gives rise to MPVVDIPGSKSITARALFLAAAADGVTTLVRPLRSDDTEGFAEGLVRLGYRVGRTPDTWQVDGRPEGPAVTEADVYCRDGATTARFLPALAAAGHGTYRFDASEQMRRRPLLPLTRALRDLGVKLRHEEKEGHHPLTVEAAGVEGGEVTLDAGLSSQYLTALLLLGPLTRQGLRITVTDLVSVPYVEITLAMMRAFGVRVSREGDTFVVPPGGYRATTYAIEPDASTASYFFAAAALTGGEVTVPGLGEGALQGDLAFVDVLRRMGAHVETGADRTTVRGTGELRGLTVNMRDISDTMPTLAAIAPYASGPVRIEDVANTRVKECDRLEACAENLRRLGVAVETGPDWIEIQPGTPASGVEIKSYGDHRIVMSFAVAGLRAPGISFDDPGCVRKTFPGFHEEFAALRAALG
- a CDS encoding glycoside hydrolase family 3 protein; this encodes MPDTSTGNTAKPSRRTVLAATAGVTAALAVPGPAHAHGDRRLRRLISRMTLEEKVGQLFVSRAYGHSATAPDQADIDANLREFGVRTPAELVARYRLGGVIYFAWAHNTRDPHQIAALSNGLQRASLGLPHRLPLLISTDQEHGIVARIGRPATLFPGAMAIGAGGSRTDARALGRIAGSELRAMGVRQDYTPVADVNVNPANPVIGVRSFGADPDAVARLVAAETAGYQRSGVAATAKHFPGHGDTETDSHYGFPVIRHTRAQWEALDAPPFRAAIEAGIDSIMTAHILVPALDDSGDPATLSRPILTGILREQLGFDGVVVTDALDMAGVRQKYGDDRVPVLALKAGVDQLLNAPRLDLAWNAVLKAVQDGELTEERLEESILRVLRLKAKLGLLDDPWTDEDAVDRVVGTAAHLATADRIAGRTTTLLVNEGGLLPLAPDDTPRLLVVGADPASPSGTTGPPTTVLARALTELGFTATALSTGTAPSAAVIERAVAAAGEADAVVVATYNVTATSSQRTLVERLLATGRPVVAVAVRNPYDAARLPGVRAYLAAYSWTDVEVRAAARVIAGQVEPRGKLPVPVQRADDPTRVLYPLGHGLTY
- a CDS encoding S28 family serine protease — translated: MRKALRWLLALTVFIGTLSTAGTATAVQPEATDIKDRLLAVPGMSLIEEKPYPGYRFFVLNYTQPVDHRHPARGTFQQRITVLHKDVSRPTVFYTSGYSVSTAPSRREPTQIVDGNQISMEYRYFTPSRPSPADWSKLDIWQAASDQHRIFKALKPVYGEKWLSTGGSKGGMTATYYERFYPRDMDGVVAYVAPNDVVNKEDSAYDRFFATVGTKECRDRLNGVQREALVRRDVMEQRYAAYAAENGYTFHTVGSLDKAYEATVLDYVWGFWQYSLLSDCGTIPAVAKNATDDEIWNTLDAIAGFSFYTDQGLEPYTPYYYQAGTQLGAPTIHFPHIEKKYVRYGYLPPRHYVPRDIEMRFQPGAMRDVDTWVRHNARHMLFVYGENDPWGAEPFRLGKGARDSYVLTAPGANHGARVAGLVDDEKALATAKILEWAGVAPASVKADPAKAKPLAAFDARLDKRGTERTLRP